ACTTACCGAATGGCTCGATTTGAAGAGCAACTTCCTGAGGCGTTGGATATTATTCGACGTGCCTTACAAGCAGGACAACCGCTCGTTCAATCATTTAATGAGGTTGGCGAAGAGCTTCCTGACCCAATAGGTACTGAATTTAAGAACACCTATAATTTACTTAATTATGGTTATGATTTACGTCTAGCGATTTTACAGATGACAGAACGAGTCCCCACCGTATCAATGCTGGCTTTTTCCAGTGCCGTAATGTTGCAAAAAGAGACTGGGGGTAACTTATCTGAGAACCTGCAAAAGGTATCTGAAGTACTTAGAGCGCGTTTTAAACTGGAAAGGAAGGTAAAAACACTCTCTGCTGAAAGTCGCTTATCAGCATGGATCTTAACGTTATCCCCTTTTGGTTTGTTTTTCGCATTACGGGTGGCTAGTCCCGAATATATCGAGCCACTTTATAAAGATCCGCGCGGTTTATCGATGGTCAGTGTCGGTATTGTTCTTTTGGCCATCGGGGCCTTGTGGATTAAAAAGATCATTAGCATAGAGATTTAACTTATGGAACTACTCAATATTGAAGTCTGGAAGCAGATGTTAGAAGAGTTTGGGATCAGCTCTCAGGTGGTTATTTATGCGATGATTTTGCTTACTACTGTCTTGTTAACATTGACTGTTGGATTTCTGTTTTTAGGTGCTCGATCTCCTTTAGACAAGAAGCTAAGACAAATATCTGAAGAAGGGAGGGCTGATGGAAGAAAGCCCTATAATTTCTCAAATACGCTTGAATCATTAAGCCCTTTTATAAGTAAAGGTAATAAAAAAGATAATGAAACTTACTCAGAAAAGCTGATGCATGCTGGGTTCCATGAGAAGAGTTCATTATCAGTTTTCTATGCGTTGAAGGTTTTATCTAGCTTAATAGGTATCGTCGCTGCTTTTATGGTCTATTACATATCGTTGGGTGGAGACTACAATAACTTACTCATCATGACCTGTGTTTTTCTCGGAACATTTACGCCAAATATTGTTCTGAGTAAGTTACAAAAAGAGCGTCAGAAAAAAATAAGAAACGGTGTTCCTGATGCGCTTGATCTTCTTGTTGTGTGTACCGAATCTGGGCTTGGTTTTAATGCCGCTCTTGGGCGCGTAGCGTCTGAGCTCTATGTCTCTCAACCTGAACTTGCGGATGAACTAGAGACTGTATTTGCTAAAATTCAAGCGGGCGTCACTATGCCTGATGCGCTTAGGCAGCTTATCGAACGAACTGGTTTAGTCGAGTTGGAAGGTTTGGTTTCTTTGCTTTCTCATGCATCGAGAATGGGGGGAGTTTAGCGCAAACACTCCGTGATTATACTGAAGACTTTAGAGATAAACGTCAGCAAGCCGCTGAAGAAATTGCGGCGAAAATACCGACCAAAATGTTATTCCCAATGTTGATATTTATTTGGCCTTGCTTTTTCATTGTCGCACTTGGCCCAGGACTATTGATCGTAATGGACGCATTAACTGCGCCGGGAGCAAGTTTATGATGTTATACAATAAGTTTCTTCTACTACTATTGCCAATTTTGCTTCTTGGTTGTGCTTCTTCGGATGAACCGACTAATCAATTTGATGCAGAATTGTACTCTGGTAAACCAATCGATTCTTTGACTAGTGATGATCCACCGCTAAATGAAAAAGAAGCAATTATGCGCGGTGACATTGCTCTGCGAGACAACAATATAGACTTGGCCTTATATGAATATATACGTTCCTTGTCCTTCCCTGAAAAAGAGTTTCACGATAAAACCTTGTTCACTATTGGCCAAATACATTCGTCTCGCGGTAATTATGCGTTGGCCGAGAAAGCTTACCTAGCTGCGCTAGACTTTAACCCAGCCCACACCGAAGTATTGGAGCAGTTAGGTGTTTTGTATACAAAGCAACGCCGTACAGATGAAGGTCGAAGCTATTTCTTTAAAGCGATAAATTCAGACCAAGTTCGTTTGAAAAGTAGTGAAACAATCCAAAATTACCAAGCGTTGAGCCAAAGTGAAGTGGCCAGTTTGAAGGTAGACAGCATGTCTCCAGCATTAGCTTATATGGGGATTGGTGTATTGGAAGATGTTGACGGAAAGCATCAGATCGCACAAGAGTACTTCAAAAAGTCACTAACGATAGATAAAAGCTCAGTCAAAGCTTTGTTGAATATGGGCTACTCCCACTACATGTATGGTAACTACAAGGAAGCGTATCAATACACGCGTTCAGCCTTAGAGTTAGAACCGAATAATGAAAAAGCTCAGAATAATCTAGCACTTATTTATTTAGCCTCTGGGGATATAAAAAAGGCCACCAACGTGTTCATGAGGCACATGGACGCCCCAGAAGCGTTGAATAACGTTGGCTACTTCCTGATCTTACAAGGAAAACCTGATCAGGCGGTTCCATATTTACAACAAGCTATCGATAAAAAATCATCTTACTACAAAGTAGCAAATGAAAACTTAAACAGAGCACTAGCGGAAGTGAGAGAGATGGAACAATAGTGATTTGAATTTGGCTTAATGAAAAGGATATTCATATTGCCTAAAAGTGATAATTTTAACAAAGACATCATAGCTATTTCTGTAATTTGGTTCGTATGTGCCATTTTGATATTTATTTATAAGTGGGAAAGCATTTCAATACTCAACCTGAATGACAATGACGATTATATGCGTTTTGTTCAGTTTCAGGAGTGGATGAGGAATGGCCATTGGTACCTAGAGCCAATGAGTAACTTTAATGCCGATGACGGTGTTATTATTCATTGGTCTCGATTTCCTGATCTAATGCTCTCTTTGGTCGCTTTCCCATTGATATTTATGGTTGGTGATAGCCTTGCTTATGCTATCTCGATTTCTATTGTCCCTTTGCTTTATTTATTGTTCTTCGCATTATCGTGCTTTTACTTATGCGAACGTTTCTTAGGCGCTAAGTACCGCTTTATCAGCACGATGTTTGCTATTTTTTCTCCTGCAATAATACACTTCTTACCTGGTTCTATTGACCATCATAATATTCAACTTATTTTGGCCACGCTCTTCTTATCAGTAACCCCGACTTCTATCAACAACCTAAGACAATCATGGCGAGTGTATGCTCAGGCCGTTTTCCTGTCTCTATCTCTATGGACTGGGATGGATAATGTTTTGTTGTTTATGATTTTCTTAATTATT
This region of Vibrio sp. BS-M-Sm-2 genomic DNA includes:
- a CDS encoding type II secretion system F family protein, which encodes MDNVSVSLGLLFIAVLFISQALLLPAAGKKAKHKELSRRLKETQRNIDAESLSLLKEHYNKELSPLDRKLIVISFFAGLKKMLELAGMKVALSRFLLIISLCAVLLSLISIMTNQVWFISVAAFIFVWVIAYLFVQNRVTYRMARFEEQLPEALDIIRRALQAGQPLVQSFNEVGEELPDPIGTEFKNTYNLLNYGYDLRLAILQMTERVPTVSMLAFSSAVMLQKETGGNLSENLQKVSEVLRARFKLERKVKTLSAESRLSAWILTLSPFGLFFALRVASPEYIEPLYKDPRGLSMVSVGIVLLAIGALWIKKIISIEI
- a CDS encoding lipopolysaccharide assembly protein LapB; this translates as MMLYNKFLLLLLPILLLGCASSDEPTNQFDAELYSGKPIDSLTSDDPPLNEKEAIMRGDIALRDNNIDLALYEYIRSLSFPEKEFHDKTLFTIGQIHSSRGNYALAEKAYLAALDFNPAHTEVLEQLGVLYTKQRRTDEGRSYFFKAINSDQVRLKSSETIQNYQALSQSEVASLKVDSMSPALAYMGIGVLEDVDGKHQIAQEYFKKSLTIDKSSVKALLNMGYSHYMYGNYKEAYQYTRSALELEPNNEKAQNNLALIYLASGDIKKATNVFMRHMDAPEALNNVGYFLILQGKPDQAVPYLQQAIDKKSSYYKVANENLNRALAEVREMEQ